In Deinococcus reticulitermitis, a single genomic region encodes these proteins:
- a CDS encoding type II secretion system protein GspD — MIDQPAPIPVAQIVQRVFQLVNASAEEVKATLEGTLARDLSAQQENAPLATRTTTAIDANGNPTVVNVPATPTPAATSAAQAASELSGSAAQTTIIADKRTNTLIVRGTTEQVAQISELIPQLDQVVPQINVQVRIQEVTEKAVNALGLNWRANFGGFNVAVSGSSGIAASFNPTQSFLGFNIFPTLTALETQGLTKRIYDGNVSMQSGQRSLGAASRSQAQNASAGAAATIKSGGRLEINIPSVAGNIEKQIDYGVNFDFFDPQVAPDGTITLRVRGQVNTLNSTITPASIPNVLDFSNSEAQSTITFKTGQTVLMSGLLGKTETSNRGGVPFLSSLPVIGPAFGEKRTEKTETQLLVIITGTVVK, encoded by the coding sequence TTGATTGATCAACCCGCCCCGATCCCTGTTGCTCAGATCGTGCAGCGCGTGTTCCAGCTCGTCAACGCGAGCGCGGAGGAGGTCAAGGCGACCCTCGAAGGCACGCTCGCCCGCGACCTGAGCGCGCAGCAGGAAAATGCGCCGCTCGCCACGCGGACGACGACGGCCATTGATGCGAACGGCAATCCTACCGTGGTCAACGTACCGGCGACGCCGACTCCAGCCGCTACCTCTGCGGCTCAGGCCGCGTCGGAGCTGTCGGGCAGCGCCGCCCAGACCACCATCATTGCCGACAAGCGCACAAATACCCTGATTGTGCGCGGCACGACCGAGCAGGTGGCACAGATCTCTGAACTGATTCCCCAGCTCGACCAGGTGGTGCCGCAGATCAACGTGCAGGTCCGCATTCAGGAGGTCACCGAGAAGGCGGTCAACGCACTGGGGCTCAACTGGCGCGCGAACTTTGGCGGCTTCAACGTGGCGGTGTCGGGCAGCTCCGGCATTGCGGCGTCGTTCAACCCCACCCAGAGCTTCCTCGGCTTCAACATCTTTCCGACCCTCACGGCGCTCGAAACCCAGGGCCTCACCAAGCGAATCTACGACGGCAACGTCTCGATGCAGAGCGGTCAGCGTTCGCTCGGCGCCGCGTCGCGCTCGCAGGCGCAGAACGCCTCGGCGGGTGCGGCGGCCACCATCAAGAGTGGCGGGCGGCTGGAGATCAATATTCCGTCGGTGGCCGGCAACATCGAGAAGCAGATCGACTACGGGGTCAACTTCGACTTCTTCGATCCGCAGGTGGCGCCCGACGGCACCATCACGCTGCGGGTGCGCGGGCAGGTCAACACGCTCAACTCGACCATCACGCCGGCCTCGATTCCCAACGTCCTCGACTTCTCCAACTCTGAAGCCCAGAGCACCATCACCTTCAAGACGGGTCAGACGGTCCTGATGAGCGGCCTGCTCGGCAAGACCGAGACGAGCAACCGGGGCGGCGTGCCGTTCCTGAGCAGCCTCCCGGTGATCGGCCCCGCATTCGGTGAGAAGCGCACCGAGAAGACCGAGACGCAACTGCTCGTGATCATCACCGGTACGGTCGTCAAATAA
- the aroC gene encoding chorismate synthase, with product MRYLTAGESHGPQLTAILEGLPAHLPLGKADIDPWLRKRQGGYGRGRRMVIETDEAEILSGVRAGRTTGAPVTLVIANKDHRNWVEIMSPEPGGEPRKKALTDARPGHADLTGGIKYRHKDLRDVLERASARETAARVAVGSVALKLLSELGIEGANYVASLAGIETRQPFSWDALELIEDSDLRTPDEDAAAQMRERIDQAKKDGDTLGGILEVRFRGLPVGLGSYVHWDRKLDGQIAQACLSVQAMKGVEIGRAFENAVRPGSAVHDAVYYREGNYARNTNGAGGLEAGMTNGEELIVRVAMKPIATLMKPLPTVNVVSHEASDAARERSDTTAVPAAGVILQCVIGWVIAGALLEKFGGDTLPELQERLEAARRYAAEY from the coding sequence ATGAGGTATCTGACCGCTGGAGAATCGCACGGGCCGCAGCTCACGGCCATCCTCGAGGGGCTGCCCGCGCACCTCCCGCTGGGCAAGGCCGACATCGATCCGTGGCTCAGAAAGCGCCAAGGCGGCTACGGACGGGGCCGGCGCATGGTGATCGAGACCGACGAGGCCGAGATCCTGAGCGGCGTGCGCGCGGGCCGCACCACCGGAGCGCCCGTCACGCTCGTAATTGCCAACAAGGACCATCGTAACTGGGTGGAGATCATGTCGCCCGAGCCGGGGGGCGAGCCGCGCAAGAAAGCGCTCACCGACGCCCGCCCCGGACACGCCGACCTGACCGGCGGCATCAAGTACCGCCACAAGGACCTGCGCGACGTGCTCGAACGCGCCTCGGCCCGCGAGACGGCGGCGCGGGTGGCGGTGGGGAGTGTGGCCCTCAAGCTGCTCTCCGAACTCGGCATCGAGGGGGCGAACTACGTCGCCAGCCTCGCGGGCATCGAAACGCGGCAGCCCTTCTCCTGGGACGCGCTCGAACTCATCGAGGACTCGGACCTGCGGACCCCTGACGAGGACGCAGCGGCACAGATGCGGGAGCGCATCGACCAGGCCAAAAAAGACGGCGATACTCTCGGCGGCATCCTTGAAGTGCGCTTTCGGGGCCTGCCGGTGGGCCTGGGAAGTTACGTTCACTGGGACCGCAAGCTCGACGGCCAGATCGCGCAGGCCTGCCTGAGCGTACAGGCGATGAAGGGCGTCGAGATCGGGCGGGCGTTCGAGAACGCCGTGCGGCCCGGCAGCGCGGTCCACGACGCGGTGTACTACCGGGAAGGGAACTACGCCCGCAACACCAACGGCGCGGGTGGCCTGGAAGCCGGCATGACCAACGGTGAGGAGCTGATCGTGCGCGTCGCCATGAAGCCGATCGCCACCCTGATGAAGCCGCTGCCCACCGTCAACGTCGTCTCGCACGAGGCGTCCGACGCGGCCCGCGAACGCAGCGACACGACCGCCGTGCCCGCCGCCGGGGTGATTCTCCAGTGCGTGATCGGCTGGGTGATCGCCGGGGCGCTGCTTGAGAAATTCGGCGGCGACACCCTGCCCGAGCTTCAGGAGCGCTTGGAGGCTGCGCGGCGCTACGCGGCGGAGTACTGA
- a CDS encoding shikimate kinase — protein sequence MLTSGLIERPTDWVALAGFMGTGKSRVGWELSRALALHFVDTDKLITRVVGKSIPEVFAQEGEGYFRACEREVVGRVTRLEHAVISLGGGTFIHEENRRQLLGRGPVVVLWATPETVYQRTKHSDRPLLRTEDPLSRIRTLMDERESVYRQGTLHVHSDGRPSEEIVEEVIERLWAWRRAQDTWNELSGPRPEPEYDRATD from the coding sequence ATGTTGACTTCCGGCCTGATCGAGCGCCCGACCGACTGGGTCGCGCTGGCGGGCTTCATGGGCACCGGGAAGAGTCGGGTGGGGTGGGAGCTGTCGCGCGCGCTCGCGCTGCATTTCGTCGATACCGACAAGCTGATCACGCGGGTGGTGGGAAAAAGCATCCCCGAGGTGTTCGCGCAGGAGGGAGAGGGTTACTTCCGCGCCTGCGAGCGCGAGGTGGTGGGGCGCGTGACCCGGCTGGAGCACGCCGTGATCAGCCTCGGCGGCGGCACCTTCATCCACGAGGAAAACCGCCGCCAGCTGCTTGGGCGCGGCCCGGTCGTCGTGTTGTGGGCCACGCCCGAGACCGTCTACCAGCGGACCAAGCACAGCGACCGCCCCCTGCTGCGGACCGAAGACCCCCTCTCGCGTATCCGCACTCTGATGGATGAGCGCGAAAGCGTCTACCGCCAGGGCACGCTGCATGTCCACAGCGACGGGCGCCCCTCCGAGGAGATCGTGGAAGAGGTGATCGAACGGCTCTGGGCCTGGCGGAGGGCACAAGACACCTGGAACGAGCTTTCCGGCCCCAGGCCCGAGCCCGAGTATGACCGTGCGACGGATTGA
- the aroB gene encoding 3-dehydroquinate synthase, with protein MTVRRIEVGGARPYVVEVGSGLLGQVRVPESQVALIHPADLPRAFVETVQARLSPCVTVEVPPRDECKTLDVFAGVLSRLAQAGLPRSGAVVGLGGGAATDLAGFVAASYLRGVAFYTLPTTLLGMVDAAVGGKTGVNLPEGKNLVGAFWPPRAVWCDLDTLATLPPAVFREGAAEAFKHGLIADPTLLGRVRDPEFRPGGQLLEETVADAVAVKAGVVTRDLTEQGERAYLNFGHTLAHALEAVTRHAIPHGDAVGYGMHYAAVLSRARGGADLTAQTLAFLRWQRPAPLPPLSYADVAPFIARDKKADAQGVRFVLLRALAEPYLARVPEDVLEREFLTWNLGVHALT; from the coding sequence ATGACCGTGCGACGGATTGAGGTCGGCGGCGCGCGGCCCTACGTGGTCGAGGTCGGCTCCGGTCTGCTGGGGCAGGTTCGCGTCCCGGAGTCGCAGGTCGCGCTGATCCACCCCGCCGACCTGCCGCGCGCCTTCGTGGAAACGGTGCAGGCTCGCCTGAGCCCATGCGTGACCGTGGAGGTGCCGCCCCGCGACGAGTGCAAGACGCTCGACGTCTTCGCGGGCGTACTCTCGCGCCTCGCGCAGGCCGGGCTTCCCCGCAGCGGCGCGGTGGTGGGCCTCGGCGGGGGCGCGGCGACCGATCTGGCGGGCTTTGTCGCGGCGAGTTACCTGCGCGGGGTGGCCTTCTACACGCTGCCGACCACGCTGCTCGGGATGGTGGACGCGGCGGTAGGCGGCAAGACCGGGGTGAACTTGCCCGAAGGCAAGAACCTCGTCGGGGCGTTCTGGCCGCCGCGCGCGGTGTGGTGCGACCTGGACACCCTGGCGACGTTGCCGCCCGCCGTGTTCCGCGAGGGCGCCGCCGAAGCCTTCAAGCATGGCCTGATCGCCGATCCCACGCTGCTCGGGCGGGTGCGCGACCCCGAGTTCCGGCCCGGCGGTCAGCTTCTGGAAGAGACGGTGGCCGACGCGGTGGCGGTCAAAGCGGGCGTGGTGACCCGCGACCTCACCGAGCAGGGCGAGCGGGCTTATCTCAATTTCGGGCACACCCTCGCGCACGCCCTCGAAGCGGTCACGCGCCACGCCATTCCCCACGGCGACGCGGTGGGCTACGGAATGCACTACGCCGCTGTCCTGAGCCGGGCGCGGGGCGGCGCCGACCTCACCGCCCAGACGCTCGCCTTCCTGCGCTGGCAGCGCCCCGCACCCCTGCCTCCGTTGAGCTACGCCGACGTGGCTCCCTTCATCGCCCGCGACAAGAAGGCCGACGCGCAGGGGGTGCGCTTCGTGCTGCTGCGCGCCCTCGCCGAGCCTTACCTCGCGCGGGTGCCGGAAGACGTGCTGGAGCGCGAGTTCCTGACCTGGAACCTGGGAGTGCACGCCCTGACCTGA
- the aroQ gene encoding type II 3-dehydroquinate dehydratase yields MLLVLNGPNLNRLGLREPGIYGAQTLEDLERQCEAWGAELELSVTCRQSNYEGQLLEWVQDAEEQGFTGIVLNPGALTHTSYALRDAISGQTLPVVEVHLSNVDAREPFRHVSVTAGVCRGKISGLGFTGYRLAMEYLAEVMGALA; encoded by the coding sequence ATGCTGCTCGTGCTGAACGGCCCCAACCTCAACCGCCTGGGCCTGCGGGAGCCGGGAATCTACGGCGCCCAGACCCTCGAAGACCTCGAGCGCCAGTGCGAGGCGTGGGGGGCCGAACTCGAACTCAGCGTGACCTGCCGCCAGAGCAACTACGAGGGCCAGCTCCTCGAATGGGTGCAGGACGCCGAGGAGCAGGGCTTTACCGGCATCGTCCTGAATCCCGGCGCGCTGACGCACACCTCCTACGCGCTGCGCGACGCGATCTCGGGCCAGACCCTCCCCGTCGTGGAGGTTCACCTCTCCAACGTGGACGCCCGCGAGCCTTTTCGCCACGTCTCGGTCACGGCGGGCGTGTGCCGGGGCAAGATCAGCGGGCTGGGCTTCACCGGCTACCGGCTGGCGATGGAGTACCTCGCGGAAGTGATGGGGGCGCTGGCTTGA
- a CDS encoding response regulator transcription factor: MEQRILLIEDNPDITRVVQYELEQAGYRVVTAPDGITGLTSARESTPDLVILDLGLPDFDGAEIARRLRKTSSVPIIILTAMDAIDRKVNLLEAGADDYMTKPFHPEELVARVKVQLRHQQHGEVINIGALEIHPQKRLCSYNGHEVRLSPKEFDLLTFLARQPGRVYSRQEIEREVWNGELPSNSNVVDVHMANMRAKLRDLDGYGIIRTVRGIGYALKTP, encoded by the coding sequence ATGGAACAGCGCATCCTCCTGATCGAAGACAACCCCGACATCACTCGCGTCGTGCAGTACGAACTCGAGCAGGCCGGCTACCGGGTGGTCACCGCCCCCGACGGCATCACCGGCCTGACGAGCGCGCGCGAGAGCACGCCCGACCTCGTGATTCTCGACCTCGGCCTGCCGGACTTCGACGGCGCCGAGATCGCGCGGCGGCTGCGCAAGACGAGCAGCGTGCCGATCATCATCCTGACCGCGATGGACGCCATCGACCGCAAGGTCAACCTGCTCGAAGCCGGCGCCGACGACTACATGACCAAGCCCTTTCACCCCGAAGAACTCGTCGCCCGCGTCAAGGTGCAGCTCAGGCACCAGCAGCACGGCGAGGTGATCAACATCGGCGCGCTCGAAATCCACCCGCAAAAGCGGCTGTGCTCCTACAACGGCCACGAGGTGCGGCTCTCGCCCAAAGAATTTGACCTGCTCACCTTCCTCGCCCGGCAACCGGGACGCGTCTACTCGCGCCAGGAGATCGAGCGTGAGGTCTGGAACGGCGAACTTCCGAGCAATTCCAACGTCGTGGACGTGCATATGGCGAATATGCGCGCCAAGCTGCGCGACCTCGACGGCTACGGCATCATCCGCACGGTACGCGGCATCGGGTACGCGCTCAAGACGCCTTGA
- a CDS encoding P1 family peptidase, protein MTPDPLNLTLTAIPGFRVGHWTDAVGLTGCTVILCPDAGAVASASFLGPSPGTREGVLLAPEKKVERVHALLLTGGSAFGLAAAGGVVRVLEERGVGHETPWARVPLVPAAVVYDLGVGDPQARPGEREGELAARAASAAPVERGRVGAGTGTTAGKYLGVGAVPGGLGSAHLERHGVAVGALAVVNPIGDVLDERGGVLAGPGTGPGAAAFTPGDVESTTLIVVATEHLLTKAECRRLADAAQTALGRVIHPSHTPWDGDSAFVLSAASRPPADPLLLVALVQEAVCAAVRDAVRCARGLGR, encoded by the coding sequence ATGACGCCTGATCCGCTCAACCTCACTCTGACCGCCATTCCCGGCTTCCGCGTGGGCCACTGGACCGATGCCGTGGGCCTGACCGGCTGCACGGTGATCCTCTGCCCCGACGCGGGCGCGGTGGCCTCGGCGTCCTTTCTGGGGCCGAGTCCCGGCACCCGCGAGGGGGTGCTGCTCGCGCCGGAGAAGAAGGTGGAGCGCGTCCACGCCCTGCTGCTGACCGGCGGCAGTGCCTTCGGCCTCGCGGCGGCGGGCGGGGTGGTTCGGGTCCTCGAAGAACGCGGCGTGGGCCACGAGACGCCCTGGGCGCGGGTGCCGCTCGTGCCGGCGGCGGTGGTCTATGACCTCGGTGTGGGCGATCCCCAGGCGCGCCCCGGCGAGCGCGAGGGCGAACTTGCGGCGCGGGCGGCGTCGGCGGCCCCGGTGGAGCGCGGGCGCGTCGGCGCGGGGACCGGCACGACGGCAGGCAAATACCTCGGCGTGGGGGCGGTGCCGGGGGGCCTGGGCAGCGCGCACCTGGAGCGGCACGGGGTGGCGGTGGGGGCGCTGGCAGTCGTCAATCCCATCGGGGACGTGCTCGACGAGCGGGGCGGGGTGCTTGCGGGGCCAGGGACGGGGCCGGGCGCGGCGGCCTTTACTCCCGGCGACGTGGAGAGCACCACCCTGATCGTCGTCGCCACCGAGCACCTGCTCACCAAAGCCGAGTGCCGCCGCCTCGCCGACGCCGCGCAGACCGCGCTGGGGCGGGTGATTCACCCCAGCCACACGCCCTGGGACGGGGACAGCGCCTTCGTCCTGAGCGCCGCGTCGCGGCCCCCCGCCGATCCGCTGCTGCTCGTCGCGCTGGTGCAGGAGGCGGTGTGCGCGGCGGTGCGCGACGCGGTGCGCTGCGCCCGTGGTCTAGGCCGCTAG
- a CDS encoding GNAT family N-acetyltransferase — MPVTALLRRLAQAEARLHAQLAVTGASEQFGPLVAISLGSGPGQPLPIETAWHDGSVPATAADLQAFEAFCAEHRQDAILHLLSHAAPAMLTLLAERSYQLDYVLHVYVHRLKSLPPASIVPVHRETNGLRWAALAARSFGPGTERIMEAVGQAPGKRLFVASAEGEEVASAAYSLDGGVAVLHSTATRTNFRGRGLHAALLAHRLRAAQAEGADLASVFVTPGSGSERNVERAGFELAGMRLTFTRR, encoded by the coding sequence GTGCCGGTAACGGCCCTCCTCCGCCGGTTGGCCCAGGCCGAAGCCCGTCTACACGCCCAGTTGGCCGTGACGGGCGCGTCCGAACAGTTCGGTCCATTGGTGGCGATCTCCCTCGGGTCAGGGCCGGGCCAGCCACTTCCAATCGAGACCGCGTGGCACGACGGCAGCGTCCCGGCCACTGCCGCCGACCTCCAGGCGTTCGAGGCGTTCTGTGCCGAGCACCGGCAAGACGCCATTTTGCACCTGCTCTCGCACGCTGCGCCGGCCATGCTGACGCTGCTCGCTGAGCGCAGCTACCAGTTGGACTACGTTCTTCACGTCTATGTTCACCGTCTGAAATCGCTGCCCCCGGCGTCCATTGTTCCTGTGCATAGGGAAACGAACGGCCTGCGCTGGGCCGCTTTGGCTGCGCGCAGCTTCGGGCCAGGCACCGAGCGCATCATGGAGGCGGTGGGGCAGGCGCCTGGGAAACGGCTGTTCGTCGCCAGCGCCGAAGGAGAAGAGGTCGCCAGCGCCGCTTACAGCCTGGACGGTGGCGTGGCCGTGCTGCACAGCACTGCGACCAGGACCAATTTCCGAGGACGCGGTCTGCACGCCGCGCTGCTTGCTCACCGCTTGCGGGCAGCGCAGGCTGAAGGCGCCGATCTCGCTAGCGTCTTCGTCACTCCTGGCAGCGGCAGCGAGCGCAATGTGGAGCGCGCGGGCTTTGAACTGGCGGGGATGCGCCTGACGTTTACCCGTCGCTGA
- a CDS encoding uroporphyrinogen-III synthase: MTRAPDTGQPLAELLRARGAEVLEIPLIHFAPPADRAGLHAALRDLSGVSWLLLTSPQAVRALEKELAALGRSFADLRGVQIATVGAGTARALREHGMEPAFVPSQANALALGRELPARTGDGALHLTSQLSQGTLREALEARGVLYRRAELYRTEPAVPGPKALAGLRRVSAVTLTSGSAARHFAALARPGFDPLALPVAVIGEPTAEAARGAGFHRIVVAREPSLAALVGAVEALVREGC; the protein is encoded by the coding sequence GTGACCCGTGCCCCGGACACGGGGCAGCCCCTGGCTGAGCTTCTGCGCGCTCGGGGCGCCGAGGTGCTCGAAATCCCCCTGATCCATTTCGCTCCGCCGGCGGACCGTGCCGGCCTGCACGCGGCGCTGCGCGACCTGAGCGGCGTCTCTTGGCTGCTGCTGACGAGTCCGCAGGCGGTGCGCGCTCTGGAGAAAGAACTGGCGGCCCTCGGACGCTCCTTTGCCGATTTGCGAGGGGTCCAGATAGCTACCGTCGGAGCGGGGACCGCCCGCGCGCTGCGGGAACACGGAATGGAGCCGGCCTTCGTGCCCTCGCAGGCGAATGCCCTCGCGCTGGGCCGCGAGCTGCCGGCCCGCACGGGCGATGGGGCGCTGCACCTCACCTCTCAACTCTCGCAGGGCACGTTGCGGGAGGCCCTCGAAGCGCGCGGCGTCCTCTACCGCCGCGCCGAGCTCTACCGCACCGAGCCTGCCGTGCCCGGCCCGAAAGCGCTAGCAGGGCTGCGACGCGTGAGCGCCGTTACCCTGACCTCGGGCAGCGCGGCGCGTCATTTCGCGGCGCTGGCGCGGCCCGGCTTCGACCCGTTGGCGCTGCCGGTGGCGGTGATCGGCGAACCGACCGCCGAGGCCGCGCGCGGCGCCGGCTTTCACCGGATCGTGGTGGCGCGGGAGCCGTCGCTCGCGGCGCTGGTAGGGGCAGTGGAAGCGCTGGTGAGGGAGGGCTGTTGA
- a CDS encoding S4 domain-containing protein, giving the protein MKQKLSTLVAQASGGRVVRTPFLDGDEIDRRLLAQGDVQHKIAGGFPDARRVVLTLYPAHIPEVDSGVEVLRVTPAPGGPGWDEQDFSVQLRRLGLSEEQLGDVREERGGAFLVAATGKAAQALADLSELGGREVEVEAVGESAGRGSKVREVVVPSMRVDVVGAKGFGVSRAYFQQGIDGGKVRLNGAPARASSEIREGDSLSAEGLGRIDFKRVVNETRRGNFKVELDVHK; this is encoded by the coding sequence ATGAAGCAGAAACTCTCCACCCTGGTCGCCCAGGCGAGCGGCGGGCGCGTCGTGCGGACTCCTTTTCTCGACGGCGACGAGATCGACCGCCGGCTGCTGGCGCAGGGGGACGTGCAGCACAAGATCGCGGGCGGCTTTCCCGACGCGCGGCGGGTGGTGCTCACCCTCTACCCCGCGCATATCCCCGAGGTGGATTCGGGCGTGGAGGTGCTGCGCGTGACCCCGGCGCCCGGCGGCCCCGGCTGGGACGAGCAGGATTTCAGTGTGCAGCTCAGGCGGCTCGGGCTCAGCGAGGAGCAGCTCGGCGACGTGCGCGAGGAACGCGGCGGCGCCTTTCTGGTGGCGGCGACCGGCAAGGCGGCGCAGGCCCTCGCCGACCTCAGCGAACTCGGCGGGCGCGAGGTGGAAGTCGAGGCCGTCGGCGAGTCGGCGGGGCGGGGAAGCAAGGTCCGCGAGGTGGTCGTGCCCTCCATGCGGGTCGATGTGGTGGGCGCCAAGGGCTTCGGCGTGAGCCGCGCCTACTTTCAGCAAGGCATTGACGGCGGCAAGGTGCGGCTCAACGGCGCCCCGGCCCGCGCGAGCAGTGAAATCCGCGAGGGCGACTCGCTCAGCGCCGAGGGCCTCGGGCGCATCGACTTCAAGCGGGTGGTGAACGAGACGCGCCGGGGCAACTTCAAGGTGGAACTCGACGTGCACAAGTAA
- the zapE gene encoding cell division protein ZapE has protein sequence MTAPNPFSPPPALSPQDLITHLTPGARFQGVRFGNFQPNPEYPSQAEARDRLEAFTAQAGERGGGGGGFRLFRRRAPEGQGLYLDGGFGVGKTHLLASAFHAAGGEGADGGAVAFMSFQDLMYLIGALGMTRAVETFRGHKLLLIDEFELDDPGNTHMANTFLGSLMPLGVSVVATSNTEPGALGAGRFNAQDFARQIQGIAGRFESRRIDGPDYRQRGTRPEEGLTGGEFGAWLAAQPPASTAILSQRELGRSLLEVHPSRFARVLGGLGALAVTDLAPMRDQDMALRFVHLVDKLYDLGLRAAFTGAPLGELFDESYRHGGYAKKYSRALSRLSELLREARADLAPSGHRA, from the coding sequence GTGACCGCGCCCAATCCGTTTTCCCCGCCGCCGGCGCTCTCGCCGCAGGACCTGATCACCCACCTGACGCCGGGCGCGCGCTTTCAGGGGGTGCGCTTCGGGAACTTCCAGCCCAACCCCGAGTACCCAAGCCAGGCCGAGGCCCGCGACCGCCTCGAAGCCTTCACGGCGCAGGCGGGCGAGCGGGGGGGCGGGGGCGGCGGCTTCCGCCTCTTTCGGCGCCGGGCGCCAGAAGGTCAGGGCCTCTACCTCGACGGCGGCTTCGGGGTGGGCAAGACGCACCTGCTCGCGAGCGCCTTTCACGCGGCGGGGGGAGAAGGGGCGGATGGTGGGGCGGTGGCCTTCATGTCGTTTCAGGACCTGATGTACCTGATCGGGGCGCTCGGCATGACCCGCGCGGTAGAAACCTTCCGGGGCCACAAGCTGCTCCTGATCGACGAATTCGAGCTCGACGATCCCGGCAACACCCACATGGCGAATACCTTTCTCGGCAGCCTGATGCCGCTCGGGGTGAGCGTCGTCGCCACCTCGAACACCGAGCCGGGAGCGCTCGGAGCGGGGCGCTTCAACGCGCAGGATTTCGCGCGCCAGATTCAGGGCATCGCGGGCCGCTTCGAGAGCCGGCGCATCGACGGCCCCGACTACCGCCAGCGCGGCACCCGTCCGGAAGAGGGGCTGACGGGGGGCGAGTTCGGCGCCTGGCTCGCGGCCCAGCCTCCAGCGTCCACGGCAATCCTGAGCCAGCGCGAGCTCGGGCGCTCGCTGCTGGAGGTGCATCCCAGCCGCTTCGCGCGGGTGCTCGGGGGCCTCGGCGCCCTCGCCGTGACGGACCTCGCGCCCATGCGCGATCAGGACATGGCGCTGCGCTTCGTGCACCTCGTGGACAAGCTTTACGATCTTGGGCTGCGCGCGGCGTTTACGGGCGCTCCGCTGGGGGAGCTGTTCGACGAGTCCTACCGGCACGGCGGCTACGCCAAGAAGTACAGCCGGGCCTTGAGCCGCCTCTCGGAGCTGCTGCGCGAGGCCCGCGCCGATCTCGCCCCGAGCGGGCACCGGGCCTGA
- a CDS encoding serine hydrolase domain-containing protein: MFRRDPQLARWLSLCAALGHSERAGLAWWPLARQTFRRGGVLGAAQGGRREMLAFGGVEAVMPFELASVTKPFTAALADALVRAGRLGWERPLAELGGPLRRLPRFLTPLALATHTAGLPTHPARVALTTFTRFSDPYGSLTPEGVIASARRWARPPRPVRFLYSNLGVGTLALALASAAGEELSAAGYGRALERWVTGPLGVPGVTLTPPAGVVRPYGVLGGPEVTRFAELAGAGGLFGRAHELLAFAGAHLDGRAGTHWQRAVRAPGLTPPHEAAAPGWFHSRGVVWHDGVARGTRTALGFHPESGAAVTLLVRGGVPVIGGRGEVPLLLLALLGGLPPSEPHS; encoded by the coding sequence ATGTTTCGCCGTGACCCCCAGCTCGCGCGCTGGCTGAGCCTGTGCGCGGCGCTGGGCCACAGCGAGCGCGCGGGCCTCGCGTGGTGGCCGCTCGCCCGGCAGACCTTCCGGCGCGGCGGGGTGCTCGGCGCAGCGCAGGGCGGGAGAAGGGAGATGCTGGCGTTCGGCGGGGTGGAGGCTGTTATGCCCTTCGAACTGGCGAGCGTCACCAAGCCCTTCACGGCGGCCCTCGCGGACGCCCTGGTGCGCGCCGGGCGCCTGGGCTGGGAGCGGCCCCTGGCAGAGTTGGGCGGCCCGCTGCGCCGCCTGCCGCGCTTTCTGACGCCTCTGGCCCTCGCCACCCACACGGCGGGGCTGCCCACGCATCCGGCGCGGGTGGCGCTGACCACCTTCACCCGTTTTTCCGATCCCTACGGCAGCCTGACGCCGGAAGGGGTGATCGCCAGTGCGCGGCGCTGGGCGCGGCCTCCCCGGCCTGTCCGCTTCCTGTACTCCAATCTCGGCGTCGGCACCCTCGCGCTCGCGCTCGCCTCCGCGGCGGGCGAGGAGCTCTCGGCGGCGGGCTACGGGCGCGCGCTGGAGCGCTGGGTGACGGGGCCGCTCGGGGTACCCGGGGTGACCCTTACGCCCCCTGCCGGAGTCGTGCGGCCCTACGGCGTCCTCGGCGGGCCGGAGGTCACGCGCTTCGCCGAACTCGCCGGGGCCGGTGGGCTGTTCGGGCGCGCCCATGAGCTGCTCGCCTTCGCGGGGGCGCACCTGGACGGGCGGGCCGGAACGCACTGGCAGCGGGCGGTGCGTGCTCCGGGCCTCACGCCGCCGCACGAGGCCGCCGCGCCGGGCTGGTTTCACAGCCGGGGCGTGGTGTGGCACGACGGGGTGGCGCGCGGCACCCGCACGGCGCTCGGCTTTCACCCGGAGTCGGGCGCCGCTGTCACGCTGCTCGTGCGCGGCGGGGTGCCGGTGATCGGGGGGCGGGGTGAGGTGCCGCTGCTGCTGCTCGCCTTACTCGGCGGCCTGCCGCCTTCGGAGCCTCACTCGTAA